The Candidatus Dormiibacterota bacterium genome has a window encoding:
- a CDS encoding ATP-binding protein, which translates to MPVELRSAVEHDRRAAVERVIELGRWLVLILAAASFNFPSPSRDAGAVNLILGAWALFNLALTVCLVARHLPGRRTQYAMTAVDMTVATALVYLDGGVSSGFGLTFYAVVIAGSLRFGLWGSLLCAGVVSSLFLGAGAAAAGSVTPATIDLFLSHLLLCLLVAVTSTMVSSELVSARARQMAHTLKLEHAALLELREVDRVKTEFIMLASHELRTPLAKVKGWLALMQDAGDRLPPEAQREGIEVLRSETEHLARLTDNLLCIAQLEAGEIRLKTAPVRLDEVFVQVATLFGDPRERGRLSCVPDASERDVLADRDRLVLVLACLVDNALKFSPEGTPVRLDARREGTLMHIECVDQGRSIPADQAERIFASFYQVEAPLQRQRGGCGVGLYLTRQLVERMGGRVWLVQEDTGGRGNTFALTLPLDPDALR; encoded by the coding sequence ATGCCCGTCGAGCTCCGTTCGGCGGTCGAGCACGACCGCCGCGCGGCGGTGGAGCGGGTCATCGAGCTCGGCCGCTGGCTGGTTCTCATCCTCGCCGCCGCCAGCTTCAACTTCCCCTCGCCCTCACGGGATGCCGGGGCCGTCAACCTCATCCTGGGCGCCTGGGCGCTCTTCAACCTCGCGCTCACCGTGTGCCTGGTCGCGCGCCATCTCCCGGGGCGGCGCACCCAGTACGCGATGACCGCGGTGGACATGACCGTGGCCACCGCGCTCGTCTACCTCGACGGCGGGGTGAGCTCCGGCTTCGGGCTGACCTTCTACGCCGTGGTGATCGCCGGCAGCCTCCGCTTCGGGCTGTGGGGCTCGCTGCTCTGCGCCGGGGTGGTCAGCAGCCTCTTCCTCGGCGCCGGGGCCGCCGCCGCGGGCTCGGTCACCCCCGCGACCATCGACCTCTTCCTCTCCCACCTGCTGCTCTGCCTGCTCGTCGCGGTCACCAGCACGATGGTGAGCAGCGAGCTGGTCAGCGCCCGGGCCCGGCAGATGGCCCACACCCTGAAGCTCGAGCACGCCGCGCTCCTCGAGCTGCGCGAGGTCGACCGGGTCAAGACCGAGTTCATCATGCTCGCCTCGCACGAGCTGCGCACCCCCCTCGCCAAGGTGAAGGGCTGGCTGGCGCTGATGCAGGACGCCGGTGACCGGCTGCCGCCGGAGGCGCAGCGCGAGGGCATCGAGGTGCTGCGCAGCGAGACCGAGCACCTGGCCCGGCTCACCGACAACCTGCTCTGCATCGCCCAGCTCGAGGCCGGCGAGATCCGGCTGAAGACCGCGCCGGTGCGGCTCGACGAGGTGTTCGTGCAGGTCGCAACGCTCTTCGGTGACCCCCGTGAGCGGGGACGGCTCAGCTGCGTCCCCGACGCCTCCGAACGCGACGTGCTCGCCGACCGCGACCGCCTCGTGCTGGTTCTGGCCTGCCTTGTCGACAACGCGCTGAAGTTCTCACCGGAGGGCACGCCGGTGCGGCTCGACGCCCGGCGAGAGGGGACGCTGATGCACATCGAGTGCGTCGACCAGGGACGCAGCATCCCCGCCGACCAGGCGGAGCGGATCTTCGCCTCCTTCTACCAGGTGGAGGCGCCGCTCCAGCGCCAGCGCGGCGGCTGCGGGGTCGGCCTCTACCTCACCCGCCAGCTGGTCGAGCGGATGGGCGGCCGGGTCTGGCTGGTCCAGGAGGACACCGGCGGCCGCGGCAACACCTTCGCGCTCACCCTCCCCCTCGACCCGGACGCTCTGCGCTGA